A region of Dermochelys coriacea isolate rDerCor1 chromosome 1, rDerCor1.pri.v4, whole genome shotgun sequence DNA encodes the following proteins:
- the MFAP5 gene encoding microfibrillar-associated protein 5 translates to MMTFGARALLGIIALSVLPADWFLPMVNCQEVPTIVPDIEPVTDDFGLPDTEGIIADEQVPAASVNTTEIPECREEQFPCTRLYSVHKPVKQCISYLCVTSVRRMYIINKEVCSRVICKEDEFMQDEICRQLAGLPPRRIRRSGQPRGPRCRWGQNKELNKPDAL, encoded by the exons ATGATGACTTTTGGAGCCCGTGCACTGCTGGGCATCATAGCCCTCTCTGTCCTCCCAGCTG ACTGGTTTCTACCTATGGTCAACTGTCAAGAAGTCCCAACAA ttGTGCCTGACATAGAACCTGTCACTGATGACTTTG GTCTGCCTGATACTGAAGGCATAATAGCAGATGAACAAG TTCCAGCTGCCAGTGTAAACACAACAGAGATACCAg AATGCCGTGAGGAGCAGTTCCCTTGCACACGCCTGTACTCCGTTCACAAACCTGTGAAACAGTGTATCAGTTACCTGTGTGTTACCAG TGTGCGTCGCATGTACATAATAAACAAGGAGGTGTGCTCTCGTGTGATCTGCAAGGAGGATGAATTCATGCAAG ATGAGATCTGCCGCCAGCTGGCTGGCCTCCCACCTCGACGCATCCGCCGCTCCGGTCAGCCCCGAGGCCCTCGCTGCCGATGGGGCCAGAACAAGGAGCTGAATAAGCCTGATGCTCTGTGA